The Syngnathus scovelli strain Florida chromosome 7, RoL_Ssco_1.2, whole genome shotgun sequence DNA window GTTTATAAATAGGACTTAagtgtagaccaggggtgtcaaactcatttttttcacaggccgttgtagtcatagcttctttcgaagggccattatgactgtcaacctaaataaatgtatgagcacctcatattgtatacagtaaaagctacaaaacaaactgacaaataactcgttttcaaatcagacgagtaaaaactggtcaaatatatatatataaaaaaagagattattaaaagtgaagacaattctagtaatgacacacgaatttgatgcacaatttgtcttcgtgggccacataaaattatgtggcgggccgtatctggcccccgggccttgagtttgacagatGCCGGAGCAATAATGTGAGCATTACTGTAGTTGTCATTGAACGTTGGACCATGCACAAATGCAAGATGAACAACCTTGATAATTTTACATGGCTCTCGCTAAATTAATTCCATTAATTTATATGTATCATTAGTCATTCTCATTGGTTCCAAATAAATCAGGTAAAGTCTTCGGACACACTTCTGAATACAGTGCACAAATACAAatcctgtttatttatttatttatttatttatttatttatttatttatttattatttatgtatttaattgTTGGTTTGTTTATTTAGACATGTCCTAACTGTAACGTACAGCGCATGGTAAAATCCACATTATGCAAGCTTTTATTTGTCAAGctgtaaaacataaaaataaaatggctcAAAGACATGATGTGCTAAAAATGGTGTAGACATTTTTTGAATCAGCCTAAAAAATTTAAACTCTAAATATCTATCAGGAGAGATGTATTATTTGGACCACTGTAGTGAAATTGAATGACTTCCCGCAGCCCACCTGTTTATCTCTCACAATACACTCTATTTCTTTTGTGCGTCCCACTTCCACAGTCTTTTATTCAGATCTGCCGCACGTTCGTGGACTGGAGGTGTCAACAGGAAAGGTGTCATCAATTGAGGCAATGAACGGCTCCACTGTGTTGCTCCCATGCACCTACTCTTCCTGCATTGGCATTCACAAGCTCTACTTCAGCTGGCATTATAACAACAATGGCTCTAAGGAAAAAGTACGGACCTCGCAAGCATCAGCACACTGatgaaacctttattgtcataaccgaggcatgtttccttgtgtgtttgtgtagttaTGCGATGGGATAGTTCCGAGCGAAGGTGCGGAGACCAGAGTGAAAGTAAAACACCCGCGAATAGAGTTTGTAGGCGCTACAAAGGGCCACAATATTTCTGTCCTGCTGTGGAATATCACCTTTGAAGATGAGGGAGAGTATATCTGTTTTGCAAAAAACCCCAAAGAGAAAGACCGCAATCACAGCGCTACCTACACCCTCTATGTGGTGGATCAAAGTATGcactatacagtgatccctcgctacttcgcgtttcgtttatcgcggcttcactatatcgcggattttttttcaaataaaaaaacatttaaaagtcaaaataaaacttctaaattgaggaaacatgtgtctaacctttaggacagtttagtattgctccaaatgttcgtttacattcctttaaaagtccgttttcgcgtgttagcacgatcgcgaattagcatccttccgctaactcgttagcctgcccagtacttcttattGGTGACCGTAATTCGCGAATTTCACTTATtgcggtggtttttggaaccaattatctgcgataaacgagggattactgtattgacATATCCTATCATgtattattgatttattttatttttttgtttactatCTCTCACTCAATGTCTCTTTGTCTACACTTTCAGTGAGGGAGGTTGACAATACTTTAACTGTCATCATTGTCTCTGTGTTGGGCGGAGTCATTGGATTAGTTATCATTGTTATGGTGATAAAGGCCTTGGTAGTCCAATTCCTGCTGAAGGATGATGAAAAGAAGTAAGTAATTTAGagatagtaccgtatttttcgcactataaggcacacctaaaaacctcaaattttctcaaaatccgacagtgcaccttataatcaggtgcgccttatatttggaccaatattgagccactacagcaggcgtggccaaagtccggcccgcgggccaaatgtatatgtcTTATacgatatggacaaagttttaaaatgggccattcattgaaggtgtgccttataatccggtgcgccttatatatggacaaatttttaaaatgggccattcattgaaggtgcgccttataatccggtgcgccttatagtgtggaaaatacagtaGATGAAACTCATCTACATAATACTCATCATCAACATGCATGGTGTTTGCAAAGTGGTACTGTCACCACTGTTATTTTCAGCAGTCaacaaatgtatatatattttctttagTATGGCAATCGTATTCAAGTAGTAGATCAGAAATAATTATAGTTTTCATTGTTGCTACTGCTGCATCTGTGTGCTAATGTTTGTTTTCTCCATCGCCTTGTAGTAAAGAGTGCCTGGTTAACGCCTCAGGGAACGACAATACCGAAAACGGACTTACAGGAGCCAAAGCTGACAACAAAGGAACACCAAAGGcatgagcaaaaaaaacacagagtatggttgtatatatgtatgttacAAGAAATGTACACTATCAATGAATGAACTGTCTTATCTTGTTGCTAAATAGTACACCATGCAAATGTATATTTAAATCATTGCTTGAAATTTTAAAATGTCTGCAGAAGGCTGGGTCACGCTTGTCTACATGGCAGCGCATTTGTTGCAGTGTTTGCCGTCTGTATCATCAAATTCTGCAGCTGTGGGTAGTTTCCTATACTCCATGTATTGAACTCGATCAGTATATTATATCTTCTTCCTGACTAGTCTTGAGCTAATATGAACCAGAGGAAAAAATGCTCACGTTGGAATAATTGAAGAGCTGCAAAACAGCTGAGAGGTACGTCTTAAACTTGCATTTCATTTGAATGATGAATGTACTGAGCAGCACAGTGCGACTGGTCACAGTCAAAGGTTCTGCGTTTGATTTGAGACTCAGACCTTTCAGTGAAGAGTTTGCATGTTTACCACACTTGCATGGGTATTTTCGTTACaaactcccacattccaaagacagGCAAGACTAGTTAGTTGAATAATCTAGAGTGAGTTGTGAGTGGTTTGCTGGTCTGCTGTCTTGTGACCGACTGGTGATGACTCAGTTGGGTGACCCACCTCTCACTCAAACTCAGCCATGATAGACTACAGCTCACATATGTGATCCTAAACCCAATCCATGATGGAAAATAAGAAAAGACAGCAACTCTCAAATTTTCCGGATGCTTGGATTTGTTTTAGGGGTGCTTCAGCACCACCAAAAATGATCTAGGCACACCAATGTTGCACCTAAGGCAAACGAATGATCC harbors:
- the scn4ba gene encoding sodium channel, voltage-gated, type IV, beta a: MASLDSTSWSVPGLLLALLLVFYSDLPHVRGLEVSTGKVSSIEAMNGSTVLLPCTYSSCIGIHKLYFSWHYNNNGSKEKLCDGIVPSEGAETRVKVKHPRIEFVGATKGHNISVLLWNITFEDEGEYICFAKNPKEKDRNHSATYTLYVVDQMREVDNTLTVIIVSVLGGVIGLVIIVMVIKALVVQFLLKDDEKNKECLVNASGNDNTENGLTGAKADNKGTPKA